aaacataattacaaaaaacatagtattacatgtattagaaataatcttcatgattgagattagctgaatcataggtctcgtcatcactatcaacattgtccaactcatcaacactatccgaaggaggaatgttgtcttcattgtcattgcccaaatgtaatcgctcaagcatttgtatgtcctttagatttcgcacctcatctccagtgtcctcgtcatcatccctttcattgtctacttccattcctatctcttcggttaagtctatgtcaaacctcccttgtagcccctcttcttgatagaactctccatcatatgtgtttaggttgaagttgtaatcttcatcgtttgggacaggtagtttaccgtgtggcgataccttgtgcacaatagaccaacccttaagatgctcggcgtctttgcacgtgtatgacgtataataaacctagacggcctgttgagccacaatgtagacatcttttcctagatagacggaatcctgtcgaatctcaactagcccaagcttaggggtacgtctcgttacaccaggatgaaaccagtggcatttgaatatgacaggagtaagaggtttggaaccataaaatgatagttcgtagatttcttcaattctttcataaTAGTCGAGTCTATCAGTGCCGGACGTAACAACTCCGTTGTTTGTGGtttgtcgattgggccgactctgctcgtagcttgctgtgtgaaaacgatatccattcacgtcataaccggtaaatgacttgaccctaacggcacaactatttgcaacctgtctcaactcatcacttataggcgcattagtttgggctttctgtttgaaccaataaATGAAATCAGAGCTCCCTAgtcccgcaccccgtgaaagaagggtatcattttcttgcggggtaggttgccttgatccatgccaggattgacgaagaaattccctgtaccaacgagaaacaagggggttggacgaagaaacaaggacatacggcgaaatgaaacaagttcgttcagaacttaccgaatgaacggttgcacctcgacaaggttggtcaacacatatagcatgatactgcgccactcttcatttttcaattgcttagtggtcgatgcacttgcacttccgacttgcccttggaaaaggctgaggttcgattcattttcgccagcattataatgagggggtggattataaacgttaggaagtttctcagtgtagtatttctctatgaagttcgacacctcctaaATAggacctggaggatttacactttggacagaactttgcatgctcgtgttctttcctaaataggacgcacccttttagacaagcatgtatctactcatacggcatcttaagtgctcgaaggagtttctatgacttgtacatgctctttggcagaatgtggccctccggaagtagggtgccaatcacggccaacatcttatcgaagccagatcgactcaagtttaactcggacttcaaccccattaagcgtccaatggcatccagttgagacaccgttgaccgatcgtgaaggggtttctgtgccaagtccatcatgtcgtagaacgcctatgcggctgcctccatctcctccttctcatgtccctcatcgaactatccttggtgaaagtcatctaacatgtttgctaccccggcatcagcatcaaaagcctccacccgtggtctcaccatctcctctctcatacgatgggcttcaccatggtggacccactgggtgtagtccggcgtaaattcattcttcacaagatgtttacccatttccaccttgtttacccttctcctgtttccacatttgctgtagggacacaaaactaggcaatgtcctttagcagcgttgccaaatgcactgttcaagaaagcatcggtcttgttcatccattccgtggtgtaatcactctgacttctccagcccatgtacatccactgatggtcatccatcctctaacatatgtatcagcgagtaatgtaaccaacaattgcatctacatggtgttcctactgtctaataggtgaggataggtcctaatcccacccgcagatgcgtagatgaggttagtttccatgctctactcctatccgagacagaattttggcagcacctccccgctgttctccagatacacgtcctgccaaagaagagtgcgtatccagagaacaacagggaggtgatgctgaaactctgtctcggaccagagtagaacatggaaactaacccatctacgcatccgcgggctatccaaaaagcgtggacaattcaaaatagatacggtcatagatctgcatacctccaaccatatctctttcgaacgggagacgcctaactgggttacgcgatctacgaccatgatacgaaaagaggggttatacctagggtggcggcagagtcaggctagcagggccgtggcaggtcggtgcagtggcgagacaaCGCGGTGCTGGTAGACCAGCACGGTGGCGAGAACTCCGACTcaactccgacgggctcttctctacaaaaatggaacaaaatattgtcatttacaaaaaatttcggcagaacctcccctgcacggtgaggtttccaaaacctacaaaaaacaatggcacgatgaccgacaagcacatatggctcaagagaagccatgtagtttggatatcaatccatacagaagaatatatcccagtagtaccactacttgtactactactttcactattgctactactactaccattggttctactactaccaccactattgctacaactactaccattagttgtactactactactaccactacttctactactaccactaattctactactaatactaccactagttgtactactactaccactagtacaactaatactactacaactaccactacctcgacaataataagtgagaaggcatacctgacgggcgccgaGGTAGGGGCAGGCAGCGTCGGGATCAGGCGGAGTCGGGGATGGGGGTCGGGCACGGacggcgtcggggcgggcggtccatGGGGCGCGGCTGgggcagggccggccgggggcagggcgcggccgAGAAAAGGGCACGGCCGGGGCGCAGGGCCGGCCGGGGTcagggcggcgcggccgggggaagggccggccgggggcacggcgcggccggGCGCGCGGGCAGCGAGGGCGCGGGCGGCCGGTGGCTGCGCGGGTGAGCGGGGCGGTGTGGGCGCGGTGCGGAGGCGGGGGTGGGCAGGCGTGGGCGCGGGGCTAGCTGGCTCTGACTGCCCAgccggcccaaaatgcctaagtccccgcggctttgccgagtgccggatcagggaggcactcggcaaagatttgatttttttaaatttctttgccgagtgccccagatctggcactcggcaaagatttaattttttttaaaattctttgccgagcgtctcaaaTCTGGTGCTCGgtaaagaaatttttttaaaaaaaaatactttgctgagtgccatgatttaattttttttataatttatttgccgagtgctcctgtggacgcactcggcaaagaggaaattttttaaaaaaatttaaaacactctttgccgagtgccttatgcctggcactcggcaaagacacccttcacatgtagagatgtcctgatttgtaagcatcgtacatgacaacgtgcacgaaatcttctaaaatttttatcatagcctccacatatgatatcacgacatctcaacaagtttcatgatttttggactttgtttgctttttatagaatttaaaaacacttcacacgcaatttcgcggacatgtttcgtgaacaagatgtccgaaatttcgggtccgttcctggatacgacctctcacaacactcactaacatgactatcaattttcgaatcattaaactccattattcgtaccatgtgtagttcaaatttctatttttcagaaaatttcaagtaaacgaaataaagtaactaaatatatcaaaaagccacaaaaaatccccaaattgtaactaggagttcctggtgctttaaaagggctgcacaaaaaaattggaggccaaaaacaaaaaaaactttgccgagtgccggggcatggcactcggcaaagggtgtctttgccgagtgccatgcataaggcactcggcaaagggtgtctttgctgagtgccaggcataaggcactcggcaaagagtgtctttgccgagtgccaggcataaggcactcggcaaagagtgttttaattttttttaaaaaaatttcctgtttgccgagtgcatccataggagcactcggcaaagaaattataaaaaaaatctttgccgagcgtcgtgccaggggcactcggtaaagtattttttaaaatttttttttctttaccgagcaccagatctgagacgctcggcaaagaatttaaaaaaaaattaaatctttgtcgagtgccagatctggggcactcggcaaagaatttaaaaaaaatcaaatctttgccgagtgcctaacagcaggtgctcggcaaagaaggccatGATCGAACGCCGTTtcgcgggcagcctatgccgagtgtagagattttgccgagagtctggcactcggcaaagaagtcctttgccgagtgcccgtgtttgccgagtgcccggtactcggcaaagaactcattgccgagtgcaattctttgccgagtacagcactcggcaaagaaggtctttgccgagtgcccgatttttgacactcggcaaagaattttacactcggcaaagtctctgtttccagtagtgtcgTGAACTTGGGTTTGGCAAGAAAGAGCAATATGGACCTATGATGAGGAGAAAttaacaaccccccccccccccctccccccccaatATATCCGAGTGTCATTTTAATGAGGCAAGGGAAAAAACAATAACAACATCAACTGAACTTGTACATATGTTTTAGTTCTTATTACATCTTGACGCATGCATACATTGAAATATCAAACTAGTAAAATAATTAAATCATCTTACACAACAAAAATAACCAATAAATAATATATGACGAAGCATGACATTCACCGACCTCCGTCTTTATTCAACATATAGTCATATATCTAAAAAAGTTGGACCCAGTATTGTTGATCTAGATGAAAACTCTATGGTTGACTAAGACCATTGGCACCACATCTCTTGTAttctggtggtggtggaggaaggcTGGTCTCCGGTGTTGGCCCATTCTCAACGATGAACGCTGTCGCCATGCCCATCACAATGTGAAACTCAAAGTGGCAATGGAAGTACCACATTCCTACCCATCAAGATTCAAGCAAGGAACATGATTAGGTAAATGAATGATACTTTGTAATTCACTTGTATTTTGAAGATGCTCATAAAACTAGGATATGTGCTTCCATTCGTTGTGGTAAGGGCCTGTTTGATTggggtgactaaactttagtcacccccTTTTAGTTCTCTTTTAGCCCCTAAGGACCCAAACAGGGTGACTAAACCAATTAATCCATTAGTTCTTTGGGGTGAGTAAAGAGAACTAAACCAGCCCAAAAAGACACCCCTGCCCCTCACAAATGCGGCGGAGGAGACGAAGGAGGAGTTGGAGATTTTGTGCATCAGTGGCGTTTTGGTCTTTGTATAGTAGTTTCGATGACCATTAGTCCATCATACAGGGTggtagggactaaagtttagtccgtaCACTAAATATATGTGCATGTATGAGTGTCTATGTTTGCAAAAACTAGGATCAAAGTTGAGCTTGTCCAGTGGCAGTACCTGGATTGTCTGTGACGAAGCGGATTGCGGCCCATCCTGTCCTGGGCACTTGCACGGTGTTCCTTAGCTGTGGGTTGTGGTAGTTGAACTTGGCCACGTCCCTCTTGGGATCGAAGTTGCCAAGCCCCTGCGCAAGCACAAAGAAGTCGTATCCATGGAGGTGCATGGGGTTGGAGTCACTCTGCAGCAGTGCCGTGCTCTGGAACACGATCTCCACCGTCGTGTTGTACTTGAACCGCCGGAGCTTGGTCGCCTTGAACGTCGGCTCAAGCGCCTCCTCCAACGGCCCCGGCGGGATCAGCTCCCTGTTGGTGTAGTTGTACGGGTGCGGCGGCTTCACCGGAAAGTCCTCGGTGTACACGCCCTCGCCATTGCCGTAGTCGTAGTACCGCTCCAGCAGGGACGTGGCGTTGGGGTGGTGGAAGGAGACGTTGTTCATGGTGGCCACCACGATGGTCTCGATACTGCGGCGGCGCTTGCACACCTTCTTGCCTCCACGGCAGAGGGAGCCCAGCCCCAGCGTGACGAAGAGGCGCTCGTCGACGTGCATGGGCACGCGGTGGCGCCCCGGGTACGCGAGCCCGGTGAGGTTGCCATGGAAGTAGTAGGACGGCAGGGTGTTGTGCTGGTCGGGCATGAGGGGCACCGGCACGGGCAGGCCATTGTTGTCACCACGCACGCCGGCGTAGCGGACGACGCCGCGCGAGACGAATACGGGGATCTGCGGGTCCGGCTCCGGCGGCTGGTTGGCGAGCGCGACCATGTGGTAGTGCGCGGGCGGCGCGTCGGCGGTTATCAGCACGTCGATGGTCTCGCCCGGCGCGAGGGTGACCATGTCCGTCTCGAACGGCGTCAGGTAGTTGCCGTCGGCGCCGACCACCGTGAACGTGTGCCCGGCCACCTTGAAGTAGTACTCCGAGAAGAGCGCCGTGTTGACGATCCTCAGCAGGTAGGTCTCGCCACGCTCCACGTCGAGGACGAAGCTCTCCTCGGGCACGCCGGAGCAGTTGCTGAGGTCCCCGAGCTTCCCGTTGATGGTGGCCGACAGCGGGTTGTCGTCGAAGTTGCCGTCGGCCATCCTCCGGTCCAGCTCCACGAGGTCGAGCTGCCACCACTCGCCGATGATGATGGGCACATCCTTGGCCGGCGGAGTACGGAACGGGTACCTCCCGTCCTTGGGGCGGATGACGAAGGCGCCGTTGATGGTGGCGCGGAGGCAGGTGACGTGCGCGTGCCACCACAGCGTGCCCACCTGCCCGGTGAGGTTGAAGCGGTAGGTGTGGTTGGCGCCGGGAGGGATGGGGCACTCGGTGACGAAGCCCGCGCCGTCGGACCAGCAGCTCCGGATCTGCCGCACGCCGTGCCAGTGGATGGTCAGGCCGTGGTCCAGCCGGTTCACGACGTGGACcaccaccgtgtcgccgtcggtGACGTCGATCTGTGGGCCAGGGAACTGGCCGTTCACCACGTAGATCTTAGTCGTGTTGCACAGGTGGGTCACGTTCATCTCGTGGACCTGTTTGACAAGCCAAGGTTAGTCAATGTAGTTTACTATAAATGTCAGCGTTTAACGACCCGTCTTAAACCTGTCTAGCTAGCAAACAAGCCCATCGAGAGTTCTAAATTGGAGCACAATGATAAAATGTCACATCATCACAAGCTTGTTGAATGCAAACGATTATTTTATTTATGCTGGTTTGACGGTAACGGAGGGGTACCACAAAACTATACTCCATCCAccgtttctgaataaatcaattcttAGAGTCATCTTAAATTAACAAAACTTTTTTATGTTtcatcaaatttatagaaaaaacacAAACATTTATTAAACCAGATAAGCATTTTATAAAAATGTAGTTTATGACGCATCTAATGATAAactaatttggtgtcataaatctttacgttttttctataaatttgatcaaattttaaaAGGTTTGACTTAATAAGACAAcactaggaattgatttatttagaaacaGTTAGGAGGTACCAAAGTTGGTACCTGCTTTGTAAAGTTTCATAACCTCATTAGTTACACTATAATTTTGTCCCGGGTTACTTCccaagataaaaaaaaaattgttattATTTCTCATCTTTTAAGGCTTATTATAGAAATAAGCACTAGGACCACTACATTCCAAAAGTAATTTTTACAAGATGCAAAAATCAGGAGGAGGTTGTTTGGCCAAAGACCTCTAGAAAATGGTTTGCTTTCATAGACATCCAATTAACTACTTCTAGACATGTATTTTTAGCGGTATAACCCTTTCGTAGGTGGTCATCTTAAGTGATACCTGTGCAAATGGCATTTCCATACGAAGCCAGTTAAGACGACATCTACAAATACCCATATTTTTCGAGACTGTAGTCTTAAGCCAAACACCTCTAAAAAAGTGAATACCAATTTATAGATATGAGTCATGGCATTGGGGGTCGCCTGAAGTAtactatactccctccgtccctttcATTAACTGTCGATCTCACATATCGAGGAGTTAAACATACTCagctttaaccaaatatatacaacAATTATTAACATTTATAATGCGTAATAAGTATCAATAGATTAATCAttgcatatatttttataatacacttatttggagatacaactAGTAATAGTCTTTTCTATAATTCTAGTCAAACTTAAGTTTGACTGGTATGAGTATCTAGGCGACACTTAAAAAGTGGCAGAGGGAGTAGAGCAGAGCCCCTTATGGAAAAGAATATAGCGTCTTCAAAATCTGTATTTTTGTAATAGTGTGGTGAGCATCAATATAGTTTTCTGAATAATATTTGGATCTTAACGCCATTTTAGTTAGCAAAATGCCTAATGAAATTTACTTTTAATATCACTAAATGAGAGCCTTATTGAAACAAAATCGATGGAAATTCTATATATTTCCTTCAAATATCACTAAACATGAACCTAGCTAATAGAAACTGATGTATATTTACTTACAACAAAGGTGTGCTCCACAACCGCTGCCTCGCCAATGGAAACTGCCGTGGAGAGGGCGACAAGGGACATGCAGAGGATGAGTGCTGCCATGGAGATCTTCCCCATGGCGGCAATGGCAACGACAGTGGCGCTACTTGCTATAGCTAACCAACACACACCACTTGGTTTCAGTTTGATCGATTTGATTTGTAACTTGTAAGGAAGTGACGCTATTTATGCACGCCCATGACGGTAATGGTTCCAGCAATGTTGGTGAAATGAAACGCCTGAATCGGACGGGCGTTGTTTGCAATGTTTGACCGGGTAAGATTGGTGGAGAACAGTAAACATTGGACTTTTTACTTTTCTTACTACGCAACGCACGTACGCAACCTAGTTGCATGGCATGGGTTACATTTGGTTACTTTCTTTGCACGTAGTATTTTTTTAGTATATATAGGGTATGTGATTTGTGAAAAGATGGTCAGAAGGGAGATAGATATCATTGGCAACATGCATCTTTTTACACCAATAAAATCGGAGGACTAAATAACCATGCATGCTTTTGGTTCTCATTAGTTAACTCCAGATAAGACTGCATTGACAGGTAGGTAGGGGACACTGATTATATTATAGACCGAGCACAAATCTTACCCTCAATGCTTCTTTTTAACCGCTCAAGAGAAGACAGTTGACTTAGTTTTTGTACAACTTATAAGCTGCTTACGACAAAAATAAACTAAAACAAACAGCCAAAACAGtgctttttttagtttttttctgGCTATGCTTCTGCCGACAGCTCGTCAGCTCCCATTTGTTCTTTATTGATTTCTACAGCTTAACTGAAAAGCCTTTTTTCTGACCGCTCTATCAAACAGGGTCAGTGTGTACTGCACAAGCACAGTTGCGGAGGATACTAGActcgaagaaaaaaaaataaaggaCTGAAATTCCAAGTGTTGCCTTGGACATCGGGCTAGTGCCTCAATGATGGTGTTCAGTGGAACCTCTGTGTACTGCTTCGTCCCAGGTTAATTTGTCTTAAGGTAAACGTTTTCAACTTCTCACCTATAAGCCTCTTTGGTACTGCGTCATTCGTTTCCTACTGCTTGCTACAATCCACATAAGAACCGGAAgcaatgaaaaaaaaacagaaacacTCAGCTACGGACGTGTCGGACGTGGCTCCCAGTGCTGCCTCCTGTGCAGCGGACTggcctctcaaaaaaaaaaactccccaCTCCACTCATCCGCCCATCGTGGCCTCGTTGAGCGCTTTCGGGCACTCGTCCGTCCGCAGCGGCCCCTTCCCCAACTGCGCCCTAGACCCATCGCGCCCTTCCCCCCACCGTGCTGCACACCCATCGTTGGCTGCGGCGCGCCCCATCCCCTACAAGTGGACAGCGCTAGATGACTACGGTCAAGCGAGCAGCAACGCTGGAGTTGCAGCAACAGGGCCGACCCTAGGCCACGATTAGGCGTTGGAGAATCGAAGGAGGGCCATGCCGCTGCTGCATCGGCGAGCTTCATTTGCCGCCACCGACCTCCGCGTCGGTGTCAAGCTCCACAACGACGAGCGTCCGTTCAtgcaagcagcaaggtgacattgtgCTGAAAACGCATGttacaagcgtatgtttcaagtatttcagatgtttcagaggtatgttgcaattgttttatgaggatgttgtaaaagtagttcgggatgttgcatttgttgcaatagttgtacacgtatgtttgCAAGCTTCTGTTgccaatgttttatctgttttttctaaacgtacgttgcaagtgtgtttatttcgatgttgcatatatttgacacatatgttgcaagtgttttatctggacgtTGCCTATGTTTTacatgtttttcaagtgtttttcatgtatttttgcaagtgtttcatatgcatgttttaagtgtttcatctgtttcaagtgtttcatctgtcttcatacgtatattgcaaatgttgcatctggatgtttcaaaagtagatcgggtgtttgtaaatccctaaaatttgcatggttttaaaataggagaaaatgatttaattatgtattttgtgagcatttaaatttagaaaaatattaactttgttaaaaataaaataaaatataggactacatacatgtatgtgcatacatgctgctgcatatttattttttgatgctttggtttgattgaaatttgaaaagaatttgaatttgagtttaaattggatttgaaaatgtgttaagaaaaatagaaaaaaggattttattttcttcttcttcttcctttctcgGCTTTTGGCCCGAGCAGCCCACCTCCCGCTCGGCCTTCTCTCCCTTCAATGGCCCAACTTGGCCTTACCTCCTTCCCAGCGTGGCCGTTTTCCCCGCGGCCCATCCCGCTGGCCGGCCCAGCAGCAGCCACGCCCGCGCCGTTCCCCTCTTCCCCGCGTGTGTCGCTGACAGTCCGGTCCCACGCATCAGCGGCGCCTTCTTCCTCCCGCACGTATCCACGTCGGACACTGCCGCTGCCGCCTGACTCCGCTCCGCCCATGCCTCGCCGCCTTACCATGTAGCCCAAGGTTCCCCGGGCCTTAAATACCAGCTGCCCGCGGCCGTGCCTCCCCATCCCAAGCCTCGGAGCCATAGCCACCTCGCCGAATCGCCGTGCCACCGCAAAACCTAGCACTGTCGTGCTCGTCGTCCGCTCCACCACATCTCGCGTCGCCTCCGTGCCGTCTCTGACCGCGAAAGCTACTTGGGTGAGTTCGCCATCTCCTCCTCTTGCTTCCCGAGCTCTTGGTTTACTCTatcgtggcctctagggccctaaCCATGTGCACCAACGAGTTTCTTTGCCGCCGTCCATggaagccgccatggccggcactaTTCTGGCTGACCGGtcggctctctctctcccttgtcTAATCTAAGCCATCCATATTGGATCCAACGGCTCATATCTCACCATACCCCTTTAGCCAGCCTTTTTGCAAACAAGCCCCTGAAGTTTTCTATGTGttaacccgcggtccaaagcatattcctaaaatacgttttcttcttttgaaaatgtagtttcttcggttagatccaaaattcattttcatctatttatagttttgccactaatcttgttttagccataaaatctttgttttaactccgatttgacccgttcaggttgcgttaggttcataattgagtaatctacatgttcataatactgttaagtatattttcaatttttaaaatttgaggttagatttaatctattgtttaaataaaggaaatcttgtttaattcataacttttttgttttagctccgattttcgtgattttcgcgtctgtgtgttcatagcgagacgtagattcgttttacaaacttttcatcttgattttatgttgttggtgtactgttatAATCTATAgtcattgtttgctttgcatgattgcttctagatgcttgtatgttgctgtgattatcgagtatagaggtgatcaagagtactactttgacgagcaggatcagcaggaacactttgttcaaggcatgtatagcatgggatcatccttgtttcctgtcaactttaatacatttaattcatattgcatgtggcACCTTGAATAGGATTTCACTAGAATtggacttataccttgtctcttatggaatatgcattgggtagctttgttagtgctcaactaaaccatgatcttgtaacttgactaatggtatatgcaataaacattaaaacatgactttttagcaattaGGAAATAGGGGCTGGAGTGTTTGGCTACTTTCTagatgcttcagattcctctccctaagaaattatctgtaagcgaacatccgggacttacagtacagctgtgagggctacatggctctggctttagctcagtatgaggacattttcaagcctgttagaggttacctttatgacgTAAGAATGgtttgccgaatcgggtatagtgcggcctctgtccccatgtgtataggctacgtgtcaatgtgccatcggaaaggggtctctacatctatttgccgagtgaatctaatggccctaacttgttagacgaacctttaaaaggcttcatagtgaaccctgtctgctcaccttggaagtgttttgggagtaattaacccaggcatatgggtatcatgacttacagtgaaagtgtacaacctctgcagagtgtaaaacttgtatattagccgtgctcacgaccacgagcggccttggactcttatggaatagatgatcgctaagaattatccgtttatgctattcCTTATTCATGTTTATATTGATCTTGTGTTTACTatgggattaaaacaacttgttgctactcttatgctaaaattgtgacaactaaaagcttaaTGCTGTTAAAcgtgtgtcaagccttttgagcctcatgaaccctatgttacacttgttgagtacgacacctacttacgcttgtttatttttattatttggattaAAATCCCGGAtgagtaacagatggctatggtaataatgaatttcctgagtattactagacttgtggtcaatcagttgacgtccctgtgatatggagcttccatgagagatttttctttatacttccgctacatttatgcgAAGACTCTGTCCTATtatacgtgatgtaataaacacttgtgatggtaCTATCTATAATTTATTGGCTTATGTGTTTGACTGATCTCTGGACGCATATAatattatgcatcccattttatccttaaaatcgggtgtgatagtgttgcatctccctcctcacTTTCTACCGCCACACCTCGGTGTCTCATCCTCCTCCCGGCACCGGCTAGGcatccgtcaccccctccccctcttctCGATGCTAGTGACGTTCAGGGTGGCGTGGACCCCGCGTGGGCGCACTAAATGGTGTGGAAACGACCGCAAGCAAGGGCATCCGGACGTGGGGCCACTAGCTCCTCCCGGCACCGGCTAGGCATCAgtcaccccctccccctcttctCGATGCTAGTGACATTCAGGGTGGCGTGGACCCTGCATGGG
This sequence is a window from Miscanthus floridulus cultivar M001 chromosome 10, ASM1932011v1, whole genome shotgun sequence. Protein-coding genes within it:
- the LOC136487105 gene encoding laccase-19 produces the protein MGKISMAALILCMSLVALSTAVSIGEAAVVEHTFVVHEMNVTHLCNTTKIYVVNGQFPGPQIDVTDGDTVVVHVVNRLDHGLTIHWHGVRQIRSCWSDGAGFVTECPIPPGANHTYRFNLTGQVGTLWWHAHVTCLRATINGAFVIRPKDGRYPFRTPPAKDVPIIIGEWWQLDLVELDRRMADGNFDDNPLSATINGKLGDLSNCSGVPEESFVLDVERGETYLLRIVNTALFSEYYFKVAGHTFTVVGADGNYLTPFETDMVTLAPGETIDVLITADAPPAHYHMVALANQPPEPDPQIPVFVSRGVVRYAGVRGDNNGLPVPVPLMPDQHNTLPSYYFHGNLTGLAYPGRHRVPMHVDERLFVTLGLGSLCRGGKKVCKRRRSIETIVVATMNNVSFHHPNATSLLERYYDYGNGEGVYTEDFPVKPPHPYNYTNRELIPPGPLEEALEPTFKATKLRRFKYNTTVEIVFQSTALLQSDSNPMHLHGYDFFVLAQGLGNFDPKRDVAKFNYHNPQLRNTVQVPRTGWAAIRFVTDNPGMWYFHCHFEFHIVMGMATAFIVENGPTPETSLPPPPPEYKRCGANGLSQP